One genomic window of Cricetulus griseus strain 17A/GY chromosome 3, alternate assembly CriGri-PICRH-1.0, whole genome shotgun sequence includes the following:
- the Polr3e gene encoding DNA-directed RNA polymerase III subunit RPC5 isoform X4 — MQLHSTGELHLTPLHGILQLRPSFSYLDKADAKHREREAANEGDSSQDEAEEDVKQITVRFSRPESEQARQRRVQSYEFLQKKHAEEPWVHLHYYGVKDSRSEHERQYLLCQGSSGVENTELVKSPSEYLMMLMPPSPEEEKDKPVAPSNVLSMAQLRTLPLADQIKVLMKNVKVMPFANLMSLLGPSVDSVAVLRGIQKVAMLVQGNWVVKSDILYPKDSSSPHSGMPAEVLCRGRDFVMWKFTQSRWVVRKEVAAVTKLCAEDVKDFLEHMAVVRINKGWEFLLPYDLEFIKKHPDVVQRQHMLWSGIQAKLEKVYNLVKETMPKKPDGQSGPAGLVSGEQRVQTAKTKAQQNHAFLERELQRRKEQMRAATVLPSVQIKEEPLSEEEADGEELEAEEEEPMDTAPSSCLSTKLANGLPAGRAVGGDSLNGHPIPGCASNPVAQELKAFVEATFQRQFVLTLSELKRLFNLHLAGLPPGHTLFSGISDRMLQDTVLAAGCKQILVPFPPQTAASPDEQKVFALWESGDMSDQHRQVLLEIFSKNYRVRRNMIQSRLTQECGEELSKQEVDKVLKDCCVSYGGMWYLKGTVQS, encoded by the exons ATGCAGCTGCACTCTACAG GTGAACTCCACCTGACACCTTTACATGGCATCCTACAGCTTCGGCCCAGCTTCTCCTACCTGGATAAGGCAGATGCCAAGCACCGTGAGAGAGAGGCAGCCAATGAGG GGGATTCTTCTCAGGACGAGGCAGAAGAGGACGTTAAGCAGATCACG GTGCGATTCTCTCGACCAGAGTCAGAGCAGGCCCGCCAGCGCCGTGTGCAGTCCTATGAGTTCCTTCAGAAGAAGcatgcagaggaaccttgggtccACCTGCACTATTATGGCGTGAAG GATAGCCGTTCAGAGCATGAGCGCCAGTACCTGCTGTGCCAGGGATCCAGTGGGGTGGAGAACACAGAGCTTGTCAAATCACCCAG TGAATACCTCATGATGCTCATGCCACCCAGCCCGGAGGAAGAGAA AGACAAGCCAGTAGCTCCCAGCAATGTCCTGTCCATGGCCCAGCTGCGCACATTGCCCCTGGCTGATCAGATTAAGGTCCTGATGAAGAATG TGAAAGTCATGCCTTTTGCCAATCTCATGAGCCTCCTTGGCCCCTCCGTGGACTCTGTGGCTGTTCTGCGTGGAATCCAGAAGGTGGCGATGTTAGTTCAAGGAAACTGGGTGGTGAAAAG TGACATCCTTTATCCCAAGGATTCTTCCAGCCCTCACAGTGGTATGCCAGCGGAAGTGCTCTGCAGGGGCCGAGACTTTGTT ATGTGGAAGTTCACACAGAGCCGGTGGGTGGTGAGGAAGGAGGTGGCAGCAGTGACCAAA CTTTGCGCTGAAGATGTGAAGGACTTTCTGGAGCACATGGCTGTAGTGAGGATCAACAAAGGCTGGGAGTTCTTACTGCCTTACGACCTGGAGTTTATCAAGAAGCATCCAGATGTGGTCCAGCGGCAGCACATGCTGTGGTCGGGCATCCAGGCTAA attagAAAAAGTCTATAATCTCGTAAAAGAAACCATGCCAAAGAAGCCGGATGGACAATCAG GGCCTGCTGGGCTGGTCTCTGGGGAACAGCGGGTCCAAACAGCCAAAACCAAGGCCCAGCAGAACCATGCCTTCCTGGAGCGAGAGCTGCAGCGACGGAAGGAACAGATGCGGGCAGCTACAGTCCTTCCCAGTGTGCAGATTAAGGAAGAACCTCTGAGTGAGGAGGAAGCAGATGGGGAAGAGctggaggctgaggaggaggagcCCATGGACACTGCACCCAGTAGCTGCCTCAGCACCAAGTTGGCCAACGGGCTGCCTGCTGGGCGGGCAGTGGGTGGGGATAGCCTAAATGGGCACCCAATACCAGGCTGTGCCAGCAACCCGGTGGCCCAGGAACTGAAGGCGTTCGTGGAAGCCACTTTTCAGAGACAGTTTGTGCTCACGCTGAGCGAACTCAAGCGCCTCTTTAACTTGCACCTGGCAGGCCTGCCCCCGGGCCACACACTCTTCAGCGGCATCTCTGACCGCATGCTACAGGATACGGTGCTGGCCGCTGGCTGCAAGCAGATACTGGTGCCT TTTCCCCCACAGACTGCTGCTTCTCCGGATGAGCAGAAGGTATTTGCCCTCTGGGAGTCTGGAGACATGAGTGACCAG CATCGACAGGTTTTGcttgaaatattttccaaaaattaCCGAGTACGTCGGAACATGATACAGTCTCGGCTGACTCAGGAATGTGGAGAAGAGCTAAGCAAACAGGAGGTGGATAAAGTGCTAAAG GACTGTTGTGTAAGCTATGGTGGCATGTGGTACCTTAAGGGAACAGTACAATCTTGA
- the Polr3e gene encoding DNA-directed RNA polymerase III subunit RPC5 isoform X3 yields the protein MQLHSTGELHLTPLHGILQLRPSFSYLDKADAKHREREAANEAGDSSQDEAEEDVKQITVRFSRPESEQARQRRVQSYEFLQKKHAEEPWVHLHYYGVKDSRSEHERQYLLCQGSSGVENTELVKSPSEYLMMLMPPSPEEEKDKPVAPSNVLSMAQLRTLPLADQIKVLMKNVKVMPFANLMSLLGPSVDSVAVLRGIQKVAMLVQGNWVVKSDILYPKDSSSPHSGMPAEVLCRGRDFVMWKFTQSRWVVRKEVAAVTKLCAEDVKDFLEHMAVVRINKGWEFLLPYDLEFIKKHPDVVQRQHMLWSGIQAKLEKVYNLVKETMPKKPDGQSGPAGLVSGEQRVQTAKTKAQQNHAFLERELQRRKEQMRAATVLPSVQIKEEPLSEEEADGEELEAEEEEPMDTAPSSCLSTKLANGLPAGRAVGGDSLNGHPIPGCASNPVAQELKAFVEATFQRQFVLTLSELKRLFNLHLAGLPPGHTLFSGISDRMLQDTVLAAGCKQILVPFPPQTAASPDEQKVFALWESGDMSDQHRQVLLEIFSKNYRVRRNMIQSRLTQECGEELSKQEVDKVLKDCCVSYGGMWYLKGTVQS from the exons ATGCAGCTGCACTCTACAG GTGAACTCCACCTGACACCTTTACATGGCATCCTACAGCTTCGGCCCAGCTTCTCCTACCTGGATAAGGCAGATGCCAAGCACCGTGAGAGAGAGGCAGCCAATGAGG CAGGGGATTCTTCTCAGGACGAGGCAGAAGAGGACGTTAAGCAGATCACG GTGCGATTCTCTCGACCAGAGTCAGAGCAGGCCCGCCAGCGCCGTGTGCAGTCCTATGAGTTCCTTCAGAAGAAGcatgcagaggaaccttgggtccACCTGCACTATTATGGCGTGAAG GATAGCCGTTCAGAGCATGAGCGCCAGTACCTGCTGTGCCAGGGATCCAGTGGGGTGGAGAACACAGAGCTTGTCAAATCACCCAG TGAATACCTCATGATGCTCATGCCACCCAGCCCGGAGGAAGAGAA AGACAAGCCAGTAGCTCCCAGCAATGTCCTGTCCATGGCCCAGCTGCGCACATTGCCCCTGGCTGATCAGATTAAGGTCCTGATGAAGAATG TGAAAGTCATGCCTTTTGCCAATCTCATGAGCCTCCTTGGCCCCTCCGTGGACTCTGTGGCTGTTCTGCGTGGAATCCAGAAGGTGGCGATGTTAGTTCAAGGAAACTGGGTGGTGAAAAG TGACATCCTTTATCCCAAGGATTCTTCCAGCCCTCACAGTGGTATGCCAGCGGAAGTGCTCTGCAGGGGCCGAGACTTTGTT ATGTGGAAGTTCACACAGAGCCGGTGGGTGGTGAGGAAGGAGGTGGCAGCAGTGACCAAA CTTTGCGCTGAAGATGTGAAGGACTTTCTGGAGCACATGGCTGTAGTGAGGATCAACAAAGGCTGGGAGTTCTTACTGCCTTACGACCTGGAGTTTATCAAGAAGCATCCAGATGTGGTCCAGCGGCAGCACATGCTGTGGTCGGGCATCCAGGCTAA attagAAAAAGTCTATAATCTCGTAAAAGAAACCATGCCAAAGAAGCCGGATGGACAATCAG GGCCTGCTGGGCTGGTCTCTGGGGAACAGCGGGTCCAAACAGCCAAAACCAAGGCCCAGCAGAACCATGCCTTCCTGGAGCGAGAGCTGCAGCGACGGAAGGAACAGATGCGGGCAGCTACAGTCCTTCCCAGTGTGCAGATTAAGGAAGAACCTCTGAGTGAGGAGGAAGCAGATGGGGAAGAGctggaggctgaggaggaggagcCCATGGACACTGCACCCAGTAGCTGCCTCAGCACCAAGTTGGCCAACGGGCTGCCTGCTGGGCGGGCAGTGGGTGGGGATAGCCTAAATGGGCACCCAATACCAGGCTGTGCCAGCAACCCGGTGGCCCAGGAACTGAAGGCGTTCGTGGAAGCCACTTTTCAGAGACAGTTTGTGCTCACGCTGAGCGAACTCAAGCGCCTCTTTAACTTGCACCTGGCAGGCCTGCCCCCGGGCCACACACTCTTCAGCGGCATCTCTGACCGCATGCTACAGGATACGGTGCTGGCCGCTGGCTGCAAGCAGATACTGGTGCCT TTTCCCCCACAGACTGCTGCTTCTCCGGATGAGCAGAAGGTATTTGCCCTCTGGGAGTCTGGAGACATGAGTGACCAG CATCGACAGGTTTTGcttgaaatattttccaaaaattaCCGAGTACGTCGGAACATGATACAGTCTCGGCTGACTCAGGAATGTGGAGAAGAGCTAAGCAAACAGGAGGTGGATAAAGTGCTAAAG GACTGTTGTGTAAGCTATGGTGGCATGTGGTACCTTAAGGGAACAGTACAATCTTGA